A part of Paenibacillus sp. IHBB 10380 genomic DNA contains:
- the purQ gene encoding phosphoribosylformylglycinamidine synthase subunit PurQ produces MKFAVIVFPGSNCDIDCYKAVEDTVGESVDYVWHTATDLSAYDCILIPGGFSYGDYLRCGAISRFAPVMSEVAKAAEQGKFILGICNGFQILTEAGLLPGALRRNMSMKFRCHDTVLKVVNNDTPFTREYSKDEEITIPIAHGEGNYYCDEETLAKIKANNQIVFTYSDNPNGSLDDIAGICNERGNVMGMMPHPERAVDTLLGSEDGKRMFTSILKSWRDLHDAAANVR; encoded by the coding sequence ATGAAATTTGCTGTCATTGTGTTTCCGGGTTCTAACTGTGATATTGATTGCTATAAAGCGGTAGAGGATACAGTAGGAGAGTCCGTAGATTATGTATGGCACACAGCTACTGACCTATCAGCGTATGACTGTATTCTTATTCCGGGCGGCTTCTCTTATGGTGACTATTTACGATGTGGTGCCATTTCGCGGTTCGCTCCTGTCATGTCTGAGGTGGCTAAGGCTGCTGAACAGGGTAAGTTCATTCTTGGGATTTGTAATGGGTTCCAGATTCTAACGGAAGCGGGTCTTCTACCAGGCGCTTTACGCCGCAATATGTCGATGAAGTTCCGTTGTCATGATACAGTGCTTAAGGTGGTCAACAACGATACACCATTCACGCGCGAGTATAGTAAGGATGAGGAAATTACGATTCCAATCGCACATGGTGAAGGCAATTATTATTGTGATGAAGAGACGCTTGCGAAGATAAAAGCAAACAACCAAATTGTATTTACGTATAGCGATAACCCTAACGGATCCTTGGATGATATTGCAGGCATATGTAATGAGCGTGGCAATGTCATGGGTATGATGCCACATCCAGAACGGGCAGTTGACACATTGTTAGGTTCTGAAGATGGCAAACGCATGTTCACATCTATATTGAAGTCTTGGAGGGATTTACATGACGCAGCAGCAAATGTCCGTTAA
- the purS gene encoding phosphoribosylformylglycinamidine synthase subunit PurS — protein MIKATVYVTIKKSVLDPQGVAVQGALHSIGFQEVESLRIGKYMELNLDTDDRAEAEIRLKAMCEKLLANTVVEDYRYELEG, from the coding sequence ATGATTAAAGCAACCGTTTATGTCACCATCAAAAAGAGCGTACTTGACCCACAAGGGGTAGCCGTGCAGGGAGCACTTCATTCTATAGGATTTCAAGAAGTTGAAAGTCTTCGTATCGGTAAATACATGGAACTAAACCTAGATACGGATGATCGTGCTGAAGCAGAAATACGACTAAAGGCGATGTGCGAGAAGCTTTTGGCGAACACGGTAGTCGAGGATTACCGTTACGAATTGGAGGGCTGA